AGATGGATTAATTACTAGCTCCACAAGCTGGGCCACAATCCAAGGGACTGTGTACCAAGGTGCCATAGGCTTTGGGCAGGAGCCTGTGGGGTTTGAGCAAAACATATTACAAGGTATTTCCCACCTACCACTAATTGATTCTGCAATGAATAAGTGAAAACTTCAATAGTGGTGAAGATCCTTTGGGCCAATCACAGGTTTGTATAACATTGCAACAGGATTTTGTGACTTTAGGGTTTGGAGACTGAATGTTGttgttggtttggggtttttttttttagggttggaggaggtaatcaaacatatttctaaagcacaataTTTAGTGggaccttgcacatagtaggaccttTATAATGCTCATTGTTGGTTGAACTACAATGGCAGACACAGGAAGATCTGGGCAGAGACATAGTGGAGACAGAACTAGCCTCAGAATCAGCACGACCTCTGCCACATACTGGCTGTAGGACTCTGGGTAAATGGATCACTCTCTCAAGGCCTCAGACAACTCTGTAAGACCATAACAACTGCCACTTTCCTTTGATGGAGGGAGAGACATCCTCCACATGGGCAGTTCCTCGTACCAAGGAAGTCACAATAAGAAGCTGTTGTCTCATAGTCCTGCCTCCAGAGGATTGAAGGTAAGACTCAACCTCCCATCCCCCACAGCACCCCATCATAACCATCTTGCCATTTAGGGtaaagtttttcattttgttttcacataGCCTATACAGCAATCTGCCTCTACAGCACTGTGGCTGTGTTGTATGTGTGTACCATGGAACCCTCTGGCAATCAATCTGGTGAAATCTGTAGACCCctgctcagaatcatgtttttaaatacatataataaAAGACATAGgattgtggcacagtggatagagcactggccctggagtcaggaggacttgagttcaaatccaacttcagacattctagttgtgtgaccctgggcaagtcacttaatccaactgccttcaaaaaagaaaaaaaaaagacataggaaGACATACAAAGGAAACCCAAAGTTAGTGAAAAGAAATATGtgattttttcccatccaaattgaTGAAACGTATCCACCACCCCTTGGGAGATGGGGCAGGTGGGGGTGGTCCATGGACCTCAGCTTGAGAAGCTCTGTCTTCCAACAAAAGGAAACAGGTAATTCACAAATACCAGTTGTAATTCGTCCCCTTCAATCCAGTGGGTCCAACCTCGGTTCGCCTTTTCCCCCTTCTGGACACAGGTGAGTCTATCATTGTCCCATGTGACCAAGCTCTGTAGtaagagaaagaatgaagttTAGTCCAGGGGGCACATTTCTAAGCCAGAGAGCTCTTGAGCATCAGATATCAgtcattttctccatccttaCCTTGCACTTTCTGTTATCTAGGCCTTTGGTATTCTCATCAAATTCCTCTCCAACTTTAAACTGGACAAGGTAGTTGCGGAAGGTGCTGAGCGTGTGGATAGTGAAGCTGTCGCCATTTTGTTTGATCACTTTCTGTGGCTTTACCATCTTCGCTATCTTCCGGGTAGCAAAGTCAATGCcttgaaaataaatgaagaaaaatctcAGTTGCCTGTTTTGGCTGATTTGAAGGCAGGTAATAATTTGGCAGCTGTCTAAAAAACAGTCAAGGGTGTTCACCGCCAAGAAAGTCAGGGCAATTTGTTGCCAATACCAGATACTTGTGGAAAGTTTTGGGGCTCACCTCTGTTAAGAGGTCATctggttaaaattgtttttacatgtgattggggggaaaataaaatactaaataaaaagaaTAGGTCATCTGAGGGAAAACAAATAAGAATAAATGGATAAAGAATCCTGACAAGGCTAAAGAGCTGGGGTACTTCATCTTTTTATGTGTGAACCAGGCCCTttgggtagtctggtgaagcctatggaccccttctcagaatctgTCTCAGCCAGCAGTGAGACTTTTGGATCACTTTGTATaaagggttacaaaggaaatcaattctactgaaatatagttatcaaaatattttttaaaatacctctGCCATAAAGGAAGAGCTCAGGAAATGTTTTGAATGTAGCAGATCACAGGGGGTAGTGTTTCTGGCAGACAGAGGAATCTGGCAATTTCTTTTACCAGATATCTGGGAACCAGGAGGCTGtgattacattttctttctttttttttttttttgaagggaagaaggcagggcaactggggttaagtgacttgcccagctcaCAGAgttagtatgtcaagtgtctgaggccggatttgaactcaagtcctcccgtctccagggccagtgctctgttcattgctccacctagctgccccttaataaatgcttcttgctgTGCCTTGCCCCCCTCTCCTGCTTAGCAAGATATAAGATTGtaagaaagatttttttgaaaaagggaaaaaaaaattttagaaccCCTCACACACACAACAGCCAAGTctacatacttttaaaatatacctAAATCTTTTTTCAAAGCATGAATAAAGGACATAAATATGTTCAAATATAACTTGAGGCGCTATCCAAGTCTGTTTTATTGGCTTTTCTCAGCTGTTAGTTATGCTGTTACTTTAATTAGCTTTATCTGtcccctaggtggcacagtggatagtgtatTGAACTAGCCAGATGGAGAGCCCTAGGAGCATACAGCCATACAGTGATCTTTGTCAATTTTGCCTCACcagctagattgtaagctttgaTTTAATGTTAGCCCAGAATTTACGTTCGGTGATGCCTCTTTGCACTTGGCTCTGAACACTTACGAAAAGACAGAATAGTAAGAAAAACATAACATCTTCCATTTTGTACCATGTGTGACCAAAATGTCATGTGCAGGATTGAGCTGCATCCTCCGGGATTCTGGTGGGATATGGATGGTGGCACTTTGAAATGATGGGATGCTTGCAACCAGCCCCACTGTGCTTCTTGCTTGAGAAATAAGAGACACACAGGGGTCTGATCTCCTCCAGCTGTAGTCAAAGCTGCCAGCCCTTTTTTATGCTATTTTCCTTCTGATTAGGTTTACTTACCACCATCCCCTCACATTGTCATCTGTGTCCTGTGTTCAATTACAACCAACAAAAATCCAGGGCTTGCCAAATCCTTGCTTGGTGTGATTTATAATGGCAGCTCATAGGTATGCAGGAAGAGGTTTTTCATCCCTTTAGAGAGATGGGAAACACATTCCTGCAACCCTTGAGCTGAGGTGCTGAGGGTTGGGAGTGGGTAGTAATGGACATGAAGCCCATATGCAAGTCCCACAAAGAAGGGAGGGTCAGTAATATCATGCCTGTAGgcaagagaataagcatttatatagtgcctactatataccaggcactgtgctaagtgtgtttcttgtttgtttttgtaaatatttcatttggtccttacaagaACCCATTTATGgttaagcaaactgaggcagaggttaagtgacatgcccagggtcacacaactagtacatgtctgaggctggattcaaaatcaggtcttctCTGACTCCGAGTCACACATGTTCACGCACCTGCCTACACTGTCCTATCTAATAACAGCACATGATTAAGTGCACGAGTGCTATGAACAGAAAGCACTATTTTAGGAGgttagaagaaaaaagggggtcACTATGGCTAGCTGAGTTAAGGTTCCTAAGTAGGGACAGGAAAGGGCTAGTGGTATTGTGGAATTCAAGCAGGTAAGAGCATAGAgaaacagcatggcatagtgggagccaggaagacctgggttcaaatcctgccaggATGATGGGTATCCATGAGCAAATGTCTTTTCCACTTACTGAGGAATGGCTCATATGCATCAGTGGATGGAGTTTCCATTCTCTGGAAGATCCTCACGCCAATGAAATCACGGCCCTGGAACCAAGACCAGAGCACCAATAGAGGTACTGAGACCAGAATTAAGGGGAGACGTTTGAGGGCATAGGGAACAGAGCTGCCTGGCTCAAAGAGGGGGCCCTAAGCTAAGTGACATCAAAGAACGAGACAGGGGAGCCATGATGCTTTAGGTTTTGCGAAGGACTTTAAAAGTAAACtcttcaatcctcacaacaaccctgggaggtaagtggtattattatccccattttatgaatgagaaaactgaggaggagagccagggtaactcaggtcttcctgactccaggtctagccctctgtgcactatggcgccacctaggcACCACCTTAAGTTGGCCAAAGAGTTTGGACTTGTTTCTGGAGGATTGGGAAGTGGAGGCATTGAGCGAGGATCTCTAGCACACCGCTCGGTAACCCAGCCAAAGAAGCGACCTTTATACATGTTTCACATGCACTATCTTAGTTGAGCCTCACCACAGTTCAGTGAGGCAGATATTTCTGGTgactaattattttcttcattttactgatggaaaAACGAGAACTGACGAGTTAtctgattttcccaaggttacacaaccaTTAAGTGAGGCTTTCTGAgatatgaacctaggtcttcctgattccaggtcctggGCTCTATCAACCGAGTGCACTGGATATCAGAACATGTCCACAAGCTGGGAAACCTTTTGGAAGCATGCGAATACTTCTAATGATTCCCTAGGTAGCttagtggtgcagtgggtagcgTGTTGGAGCTGAAGTACAATCTGCCCCCAtacactttctagctttgtgatcttggaaaGTCACCTAGTTTTCTATGGAAGCTTAGAAAAATAGCAGGGAGAGTATAGGAGCCAGGCAGTTTGGGCAGCAGGCCAATGACTCTCCCTATTCAAGAACTGAAATTACTCTGTTATATAATTTGGATTTCTCCTTGGTCACCCACCTTCACACAAAGTATGTTCCTGGGCTTAGACAAAGATAGCTCTTCCTCCTCTGGAGTTAGGAATAGGTATCCCATAGCTGTGTTCTTACCCTGTGCTATATTTTATGCCAATATTATTTCTTAACAGCAAGCTTTGGTAGCCAAGCAAAACTCAAAATCTTCACCTGATTTTTAAAGCTTCACCATCTGTACAAAAAGCTAGGTGAGAGCCAGAGACTCCACAGGGAGGAGAACAATTTTAATAATATCTCACATTTCATgacaaagaaaacataaaaccAAGACTCTCTCCCCTTGTAGAAATAAGTCTTAGCTTCCTTTTTCAAAAAGgttaggggaaaggaggaaatgagATTCCATATTAGCAAGTCCATCAGAACCAGGATTAGACTTTTGGCTTCCAGTTAGCTAAAGCATTTATGTTCGTTTCTTTTTCATAGAGTGGGAGAAAAAGCTTTGTGGAGAgaatgggagtgggagggggaccCAATCCCTTTTTGTGTAttaattcatcagttctttaacAGCAGACAAAAACTAAATTAGGCTAAGCGTAGGAAAGACATGGATTTACTATAGTAACACAAGTAATGTGCTCCTCCACATTTCATTTAGAAACTGATTCAAGAAGTTATT
This Trichosurus vulpecula isolate mTriVul1 chromosome 2, mTriVul1.pri, whole genome shotgun sequence DNA region includes the following protein-coding sequences:
- the RBP7 gene encoding retinoid-binding protein 7 gives rise to the protein MPVDLSGTWNMVSNENFEGYMLALGIDFATRKIAKMVKPQKVIKQNGDSFTIHTLSTFRNYLVQFKVGEEFDENTKGLDNRKCKSLVTWDNDRLTCVQKGEKANRGWTHWIEGDELQLEMFCEGQVCKQRFQRA